The DNA sequence GAACGCGAACGCAAATCCCCCCAGTAGTAGTAGTGAGGCAATTAGGGAGCCTTGCGCGATCTGATCAAAAAAAATATCTGCGATGAGCCAGCCAATCCCCAACCCCACGGGCCCCCAGACTGATATTTTCTGTTTCAGTCTTTTGCTGTTAATGGCGATTAGAATCCCCAACCACAGAGGGCTGAAAAGAAATCCCAGGTACCAGAGATGAGTCGGGTTCCAGGGAACTTTTCCTAGTTTTTGTGATGGTAACGGAGGGGGAGGCGGGATCTGTTCAGATCGATCTATAGTTTCAGCAAATGCGTCCCATTCTCTGAGTGGTTTCCACTCACTACCTCCAACGGGGCACGCCAGTTGATCGTTTCTCAGGTTGGACTGGGATACGCGTGCGAGAATTTCTTCTACAGAAAATGGCCCCTCATGCTGATTGCCATTCGCCAGCCACCATTTGGAATCAACCTCTTGGAATTCCATATCACTCACTCCCATCAAATACTTCTCATTTTTTTCAGCAAATGAGAAACTGAGAATCGCGAGTGTCGATGAAGCTGGTTAGCAAAAAAAAGGACGCTGGACCAGGCCCGCTCCTCAGACCCCGACCAAGGGGCGTACAGAACAGTACCTGGCCAACGCCCCGTACGGGGCGCGGCTCAAGCACTGCTTCTGTACATACAAGAGCTTTGTGAGCTCAGGTTGGTCGTTTCTGAGGAAGCAGTTCTTGACGCTCGCGCGTCATTTCGGTTGTATTGTTTCGTGGCCATTCTGAGCCACGACTATTAAATCTTATTCTCCTTAATGAAAATTTGTGCTCAGTATTTCACTGACCATTTTGTTCGAAATAATCAAGGTAACCTCAATTTCTAACACTTCTATTCCTATTTAAAACAAAATACGCATTGCATTTGCTTGAGTCAATGGACGAGGGAACAAATGACAATGTCATTTAATCTGAAAGGGACTTTGAAAATTATTTTATCACTCCATCGGTATATTGGAAAATTCCGAGCCACGGATGTCCTATACGTTGTCACTACAGTGATGTGTCGAGTTTGCAAGGTATTCCGCATTTGCGAAGTAGAGTAACGTTTGTCGAATCCAGTTGACTCAGGACCTCTGCCACTTCAATGCGTACTGTGGTAAGGTCAATTTTCTGAGCACGATTACAACTTCTTTGCTTTTTTCAATCCTTTTTCGACAAGACGCTGATAGGCAGCATTGTCTTCAGAATGGAAGTCAGCATGCAGTGGATCGTGAAACAACAAGTTCTCAATGGGAAGTTCGAATTCGCGTTCCCATTCGAGATAATCACCGATGTATCGATCTTTGACGACCTTTGGGCCAGAAACACATAGTTTCAGTTTCTTTGTCTTCTCGCCATCAATATATGCATCGTTGACTTCAAGGACTTCGACAATTGTGTTCTTGCCGCGATTGTAAATGGCTAGCATAAATCGCGTGCTTTCTGCAAACGATAACCATTGTTCTTCGGCGGCAAGCAGTTCAGGACCGCATTCTTTTTCGTATTCTGCTTGGGCCTTTTCCGCCTGATTTCGGTTGATGTGTTCGCGTTTGCGTTTAACTTTCGGGTTCTTTCTTTCCACAGCATCTATCGCTTTTGAAACGTCTGATTTGCTCATGCGCGGTGTGACGGCTATGCCAAGCTTACGCGCATAGTTCAACTGACGTTCAGTGGGGGGATTCTTCGGTTTCGATTTGAATAGCCCAAACATGGTCCCGGCCGCGAAATGTGTACTTATGGATTATAACCTAATAGATAACCCCTTACTCTCTAACAAAATCCGCAAATCGCGAAAGTAAGGGGTGTAGTGTGCCTGCTTTATTTAATGTCTGCTACAGAGGACATATGACTGCCACAGACTCTATGGAATTAAATATACAATAATGAACATACGTGTCAAGTACCTTAATAGTATTCGTCTTGAACTGAGAAGGCATCTTACTACCTGTTCAACTTCAGAATTTTTTTTCATCAACAAAAGCCAGTCGTTGCAGAATTAACTCCCCGATGACTTTCGGGTTACGTTCGCCGATCCAAACATAGCCGTCATTATCAAACAAACCTGAAATTGTCGTGTCGTCAAATCGCAAGGGCATTACAGAAGAGTCCCTTCGATTCATAATAAGCTCTCGAATCACACGCCATTCTAGACCGCACCATACTTTTTGTTCGTAATCAGCACAGATAAAGACTGCAATCAGATCAGACTCATTCTGATAAAGTCTCTGCAAATATGTGTCGAGGTTGGGGCGAGCAAACTCAGCCTCATACCACTCATCGTAGAGAATCGAATTGCGCTGAATAGTGTTCTCCAGGCACTCCGCCACACTGCGAACATAATTTCTTCTTTCGCCAGGAAAAGAAAGTGCTACTTGAAAACGTCTCCTTTTAGCTTTCGACATCTTCTCAGCTTCTTTTTCGACGTGA is a window from the Gimesia benthica genome containing:
- a CDS encoding toll/interleukin-1 receptor domain-containing protein — protein: MIRFQGNMFSGLKGFTWICHHVDGPEGIEFFIIFDGMLSPKKVLEKVEASMSERELAWLKPKSEGSWLIDVEALNTYLGGTLPNWSWLVGTMSVSPLVESESVSPIALFKVGQQDRIRTVFRLLIDKGSMNQNKYHVEKEAEKMSKAKRRRFQVALSFPGERRNYVRSVAECLENTIQRNSILYDEWYEAEFARPNLDTYLQRLYQNESDLIAVFICADYEQKVWCGLEWRVIRELIMNRRDSSVMPLRFDDTTISGLFDNDGYVWIGERNPKVIGELILQRLAFVDEKKF